The following coding sequences are from one Virgibacillus necropolis window:
- a CDS encoding VOC family protein, whose protein sequence is MKNIKQIGIPVKDVDRAIHFYKDLLGLSLLFNTDSMAFFNCNGIRLMLSLPEKREFAQASSVIYFEVDDIQESYADLTEKGIPFIDEPHRITKMENTETWMVFFKDSEDNTHALTSETITH, encoded by the coding sequence ATGAAGAATATTAAGCAAATTGGTATACCCGTTAAAGATGTAGATCGTGCCATACATTTTTATAAAGACTTACTAGGCCTTTCCCTTTTGTTTAACACGGACAGCATGGCATTTTTCAATTGTAACGGGATAAGACTCATGTTAAGTCTCCCTGAAAAAAGAGAATTTGCTCAGGCTAGTTCTGTTATTTACTTTGAGGTTGATGATATCCAGGAATCATATGCAGATCTCACCGAAAAAGGAATCCCGTTCATCGATGAGCCGCACAGAATTACAAAGATGGAAAATACGGAAACCTGGATGGTGTTCTTCAAGGACTCTGAAGATAACACCCATGCATTGACAAGTGAAACCATTACACATTAA
- a CDS encoding TetR family transcriptional regulator, with translation MRVKKQEKYDAILDAAFKVIEEKSFENTSISDIVKRANVAQGTFYLYFKSKSDLVPAIAEELLTKTYDMVIKHVNDSMSFNQKLETIIDVTFNITERYKEVIVLCYSGLAYGHSFEKWEEMYTPYYNWMEKQLKLAQERNEIAQETKIQFNVQVIINMIEQTAERTYLFNSTTGMDSVDHLKQELFNFIKRALI, from the coding sequence ATGCGTGTGAAAAAGCAGGAAAAATACGATGCAATACTAGATGCGGCGTTTAAAGTGATCGAAGAAAAAAGCTTTGAAAACACATCTATTTCAGATATTGTAAAGCGTGCAAATGTTGCGCAAGGCACCTTTTATTTATATTTTAAATCAAAAAGTGACCTTGTTCCGGCAATCGCTGAAGAATTGCTCACCAAAACATACGATATGGTTATCAAGCATGTAAACGATTCTATGTCTTTCAATCAAAAGTTGGAAACAATTATCGATGTAACATTTAACATCACAGAAAGGTATAAAGAAGTTATCGTATTATGTTACTCAGGGCTTGCATATGGTCATTCCTTTGAAAAGTGGGAAGAAATGTATACACCCTACTACAACTGGATGGAAAAGCAACTAAAACTTGCACAGGAACGAAATGAAATTGCACAAGAAACTAAGATTCAATTTAATGTGCAGGTAATTATTAATATGATTGAACAAACCGCTGAACGTACGTATTTGTTTAATAGTACTACCGGTATGGACAGCGTCGACCACCTTAAACAGGAACTTTTTAATTTCATTAAACGGGCATTGATTTAA
- a CDS encoding DMT family transporter, whose amino-acid sequence MAWILLMVAGIEEVISVSLLKYVHDYNKKWPMFIIVLGYGLSFTCMAIAMKTITPGVAYAIWTGMGSVGITLVSYFLFKEKIHLPQLVCLSLIVIGIVGLKIN is encoded by the coding sequence ATGGCTTGGATCTTATTAATGGTAGCTGGTATCGAGGAAGTTATTTCAGTAAGTCTGCTAAAATATGTCCATGATTATAATAAAAAGTGGCCGATGTTTATCATTGTTCTAGGATATGGGCTTTCCTTCACTTGTATGGCAATCGCCATGAAAACTATTACACCAGGTGTTGCATATGCCATTTGGACTGGAATGGGTAGTGTCGGAATTACACTAGTTAGTTACTTTTTATTTAAGGAGAAAATTCACTTACCTCAGCTAGTATGCCTTAGCTTAATTGTAATTGGCATTGTTGGTCTTAAAATAAATTAA
- a CDS encoding DUF421 domain-containing protein: protein MDWDLIWKAILIVVVGTFLLRIAGRKSISQMTLTETVIMISIGSLLIQPVADKNIWVTFIIGAILVFTLIIMEFLQVKGDLFENLITGKSKVLIENGNLNEKNLKKVRLTVDQLEMNLRQKSVSKISDVKWATLEPNGQVGFILKEEAQPVTKKEFQLLLTQIQQTMQNLVPTENNQEKSTKQDIFSEIEKEDHSETPPEKLL, encoded by the coding sequence ATGGATTGGGACTTAATTTGGAAGGCGATTCTTATTGTAGTAGTTGGTACATTTCTATTAAGAATAGCAGGAAGGAAATCCATCTCGCAAATGACACTTACTGAAACAGTAATTATGATATCTATCGGTTCGTTGCTGATTCAGCCTGTTGCTGATAAAAACATTTGGGTAACATTTATTATTGGCGCTATTCTTGTTTTTACACTAATAATTATGGAATTTTTGCAAGTGAAAGGTGATTTGTTTGAAAATCTAATTACTGGTAAATCAAAGGTTCTAATTGAGAACGGGAACTTGAATGAGAAAAATTTAAAAAAAGTAAGATTAACAGTAGATCAGCTAGAAATGAACCTCAGGCAGAAAAGCGTTAGTAAAATAAGTGATGTAAAATGGGCAACATTGGAACCAAACGGTCAGGTGGGCTTTATATTAAAAGAAGAAGCACAGCCTGTAACGAAGAAAGAGTTTCAACTATTACTCACTCAGATACAACAAACGATGCAAAATCTTGTTCCTACAGAAAATAACCAAGAAAAAAGTACAAAACAAGATATCTTTTCAGAAATTGAAAAAGAGGATCATAGCGAAACACCACCAGAAAAGTTGTTGTAG
- a CDS encoding DMT family transporter, protein MAWVLLVIAGVLEVFWASSLKYADSILEWLVIAVLIVISFGLLTLTFRTISVAVAYTVFVGVGTIGIYLVGILTGEPFTIKQLIFFLILVSGVLGMKFTTKEGDK, encoded by the coding sequence ATGGCATGGGTATTACTTGTAATTGCTGGTGTTTTAGAAGTATTTTGGGCGTCTTCTCTAAAATATGCAGATTCCATACTAGAATGGCTAGTAATTGCTGTTCTAATAGTAATTAGTTTTGGGTTATTAACGTTAACGTTCCGCACCATTTCAGTTGCTGTAGCTTATACCGTGTTTGTAGGTGTTGGAACAATTGGAATTTATCTGGTTGGCATTTTAACTGGCGAGCCTTTTACCATTAAACAGCTAATTTTCTTTTTGATTTTAGTGTCCGGTGTTCTGGGGATGAAATTTACAACAAAAGAGGGTGACAAATAA